Proteins co-encoded in one Salvia splendens isolate huo1 chromosome 4, SspV2, whole genome shotgun sequence genomic window:
- the LOC121799503 gene encoding serine/threonine-protein kinase Aurora-3-like — translation MADQRRKPPIQPQTTSKRQWSLADFDVGKPLGKGKFGRVYLAREIKSKYIVALKVIFKEQIEKYGLQHQLRREMEIQTALRHPNVLRLHGWFHDDERIFLILEYAHGGELYRELRKLGHLSETQAATYIHSLTMALAYCHDKHVIHRDIKPENLLLDHEGRLKIADFGWSVQSKSKRHTMCGTLDYLAPEMVEKKAHDYSVDNWTLGILCYEFLYGVPPFEAESQMDTFKRIVKIDLTFPSTPDVSAEAKDLISRLLVKDSSKRLSLQKIMEHPWIVQNANPLGICPN, via the exons ATGGCTGACCAGCGCCGCAAACCCCCAATTCAACCCCAAACGACCTCTAAAAGGCAATGGTCTCTCGCTGATTTCGACGTCGGCAAACCCCTCGGCAAAGGTAAATTCGGCAGAGTGTATCTAGCTCGCGAAATCAAG AGCAAGTATATCGTTGCGTTAAAAGTGATATTCAAGGAGCAAATTGAGAAGTATGGCTTGCAGCACCAGTTGCGGAGGGAAATGGAAATCCAAACCGCCCTCCGCCACCCCAATGTGCTGAGGCTTCACGGATGGTTTCACGACGATGAAcggatttttttgattttggagTATGCTCACGGCGGCGAGCTCTACCGAGAGCTTCGAAAATTGGGACACCTCTCCGAGACACAGGCTGCCACG TATATACATAGTCTCACGATGGCTCTGGCATACTGTCATGATAAGCATGTGATTCACAGAGACATCAAGCCGGAaaatttgttgcttgatcatGAG GGTCGGCTCAAAATAGCAGACTTCGGTTGGTCTGTACAGTCCAAAAGTAAAAGACACACTATGTGTGGAACCTTGGACTATTTAGCACCAGAAATGGTGGAGAAAAAGGCGCATGATTATTCTGTTGATAACTGGACATTAGGAATTCTGTGCTATGAGTTTTTATATGGTGTCCCTCCATTTGAGGCCGAAAGCCAGATGGATACATTCAAAAG GATAGTGAAGATTGATTTGACCTTTCCTTCCACCCCTGATGTTTCAGCAGAAGCTAAAGATCTCATTAGCAGG CTTCTTGTGAAGGATTCATCAAAAAGATTGTCCCTCCAGAAGATAATGGAACATCCTTGGATCGTGCAGAATGCCAACCCTTTGGGGATCTGCCCAAATTAG
- the LOC121800986 gene encoding growth-regulating factor 7-like, producing the protein SVWVYGGEEKLNLDLEIGSSACANANAIEGGLKQVKRERLFSRDQFAVLCNQICIYNSIVYGFPVAFQLLLPIWISVFNSLGPAIYNIYTTLSGFSPEKSDHSSVMDDSEPGRCRRTDGRKWRCSKNAVPLQKYCERHMHRGRQGSRKHVEPIQRVSRPINHRAPDSTRMPVMSLVASDVDDRVSVSVQSDLAPSQLRCTNSADYTLSTCSSSRANCLVSGGDHGDGKSSLDDANPVNLSGRTQNVVGNNYVGFNSLRYGLSPKSVLNAAGKVGLGLGAVEGGAQRCRRTDGKKWQCRRAVLHNQKYCEAHMHRGVKRLMVKPEHSNHRGVKRLIVKPEHSKRTPAGTAQEAPRAINLNTLPESPRHPTSNDSSCSASDATTITDENISYCLSNSSLHHG; encoded by the exons TCTGTTTGGGTTTATGGAGGTGAGGAAAAGCTCAATCTCGATCTTGAAATTGGGAGCTCTGCATGTGCAAATGCAAATGCAATTGAAGGAGGGTTGAAGCAAGTCAAAAGGGAGCGTTTATTCAGTAGGGATCAGTTTGCTGTGCTTTGCAACCAAATTTGTATCTATAATTCGATAGTCTATGGTTTTCCGGTGGCTTTTCAGCTCCTCCTTCCCATATGGATCAGTGTCTTTAACTCTTTAGGCCCTGCCATTTACAACATTTACACCACCT TAAGCGGTTTCAGCCCTGAGAAGTCTGATCATAGTAGTGTGATGGATGATTCTGAACCAGGAAGATGTAGGAGAACTGATGGTAGAAAGTGGAGGTGCAGCAAGAATGCGGTTCCACTCCAGAAGTACTGCGAAAGGCACATGCACCGGGGGCGTCAAGGTTCAAGAAAGCATGTGGAACCGATTCAGAGAGTATCGAGACCTATTAATCATCGAGCCCCTGATTCAACTAGGATGCCTGTAATGTCTTTGGTTGCATCTGATGTAGATGATAGAGTTTCTGTTTCCGTCCAGAGTGATCTCGCACCCAGCCAACTGCGTTGCACCAATAGTGCTGACTATACCCTGAGCACTTGTTCTAGTTCGAGGGCTAACTGCTTGGTCAGTGGAGGTGATCATGGTGATGGAAAGTCTAGTCTTGATGATGCCAACCCTGTAAACTTGAGTGGCAGAACGCAGAATGTAGTTGGAAACAACTACGTTGGCTTCAATTCTCTTAGATATGGTTTGTCACCCAAGAGTGTTCTTAACGCTGCAG GAAAAGTTGGTTTAGGGTTGGGCGCTGTGGAAGGTGGAGCACAGAGATGCCGGAGAACAGATGGCAAGAAATGGCAATGCAGGCGAGCCGTCCTCCACAACCAGAAGTACTGCGAGGCACACATGCACAGAGGGGTGAAGAGGCTCATGGTGAAGCCAGAGCATTCGAATCACAGAGGGGTGAAGAGGCTCATTGTGAAACCAGAACATTCGAAACGCACTCCTGCAGGGACAGCTCAAGAGGCACCCCGTGCCATCAACTTGAACACATTACCAGAAAGCCCTCGGCATCCCACGAGCAACGATTCTAGTTGCAGTGCCAGCGACGCCACGACCATTACCGACGAAAACATTAGCTATTGTCTCAGCAACAGCTCCCTACACCATGGCTAG